In Pseudobdellovibrionaceae bacterium, the following proteins share a genomic window:
- a CDS encoding nitrate- and nitrite sensing domain-containing protein — protein sequence MIKAFQDKLYSAPLLWRLMAAMALPVLAMTYLATEKVAVNISTALEMDALNQDIEFTIGFSSIIHELQKERGYSSAYVGSQGELFGSELKDQRKQTDKLIEDLKRVAKKSKMTSSHLQEETRAVMALFDTLAGVRARIDLNELSFDEVYAFYSSCNTLLLHVIGEAASHSTNSKINHLLHTYSLLLNLKEVAGKERALVNQLLTSRSPQTRHVRQWTELVGAQRTYEDSIKDSSQFMSWDLQGQYTKVVVAPETQTFLALRDRMIHDNFSSQSQISARKWILLSTTRINGIRSIEARLADHIRRELSWATWRAYRNLLLSLLFVIAGGIIILYLSHQVVLSILSPTRAALVTLRKLVNTDEENSSQEEQANSNDSHQEELNELLLGIVQLSARIEQSQIDLHRQNEYIRATINSLGETLLVFDSASRLGRVNDPALEILGYDRKELLGEKASRLFRDNKTLPDCDDFKQMQSLIASGKLRDHETYLTTKSGAHIPVFLTGTLLKGEGQSILGYVLSARDARQSKIIADLMDAQRELDEMAKFPRLNPSPVLRLDRNGKIEVFNPAASRFFDESDLNGRYWTEVCSGITPNQLVQVALLGNSFECEVTQNRRTQRFLHTYLAETGHINIYGFDVTELKRAEQELHTSARFSSVAELAGQIAHEINSPLGAIILGADLIKRAFEKGKLDETLLFKHLDTIINVAERISRITTNMRRLALGINNTEFTPFTINQLLAETGSLIEEKAKAQCVELRILPDPQELVAFGNEMGLSHALYTLINDSFKRIADEREKWVEISASETADKILIHIRSSGPGLSPKDASTTNENPDLHGLEEGEGYGGLSVAREILLRNKGSLSVDSDDPHHHFVMMIAKETGQGQTSSSAA from the coding sequence ATGATCAAAGCCTTTCAGGACAAGCTTTACAGCGCTCCTTTGCTCTGGCGGCTAATGGCTGCCATGGCCTTGCCTGTCTTAGCCATGACCTACTTGGCCACGGAAAAGGTGGCGGTCAACATTTCCACGGCATTGGAGATGGACGCCCTAAATCAAGACATTGAATTCACCATTGGCTTTAGCTCCATCATCCATGAACTGCAAAAAGAACGGGGTTACTCTTCGGCCTATGTCGGCTCTCAAGGCGAGCTGTTTGGCTCGGAACTCAAAGATCAGCGGAAACAGACGGACAAACTCATCGAAGATCTCAAACGCGTCGCCAAGAAGTCCAAAATGACCAGCTCTCACCTGCAGGAAGAAACCCGGGCGGTGATGGCCCTATTCGATACCCTGGCCGGGGTGCGGGCAAGAATTGACCTGAACGAATTGTCCTTTGACGAAGTTTATGCGTTTTATTCGAGCTGCAACACCCTCCTCCTTCATGTCATCGGCGAGGCGGCCAGTCACTCAACCAATTCCAAGATCAATCATTTGCTTCACACTTACTCCCTCTTGCTCAATCTCAAGGAAGTGGCTGGTAAAGAGCGAGCCTTGGTCAATCAACTCCTCACCTCCCGCTCTCCTCAGACACGACACGTCCGCCAGTGGACTGAGCTTGTGGGAGCACAAAGGACTTACGAGGATTCCATCAAAGATTCCTCTCAGTTTATGAGCTGGGACCTTCAAGGGCAATACACCAAAGTGGTGGTCGCACCTGAAACACAGACCTTTCTAGCCTTGCGCGACCGAATGATCCATGACAACTTTTCCTCCCAATCACAAATCTCCGCTCGCAAGTGGATCCTGTTGAGCACCACCAGAATCAACGGTATCCGCAGCATTGAAGCCAGGCTCGCTGACCATATCCGCCGTGAGTTGTCCTGGGCCACTTGGCGGGCCTACCGAAATCTTTTGCTCTCATTGCTGTTTGTCATCGCTGGCGGCATTATCATCCTCTACCTGAGTCACCAAGTTGTGTTGAGTATTCTTTCACCTACCCGGGCTGCCCTGGTGACGTTAAGAAAGCTCGTGAACACTGATGAAGAGAACTCCTCCCAGGAGGAGCAGGCGAATTCCAACGACTCTCACCAGGAGGAGCTCAATGAGCTTTTGCTTGGCATCGTTCAACTCTCTGCCAGAATCGAGCAGAGCCAAATTGATCTCCATCGGCAAAACGAATACATCCGGGCCACCATCAACTCCCTTGGGGAAACTCTTTTAGTGTTTGACAGTGCCTCCCGCCTGGGGCGAGTCAACGACCCCGCCTTGGAGATCTTGGGCTATGACCGCAAGGAGTTATTGGGCGAAAAGGCCAGTCGCCTATTTCGCGACAACAAGACCCTACCCGACTGCGATGACTTCAAGCAAATGCAGAGCTTAATTGCGTCAGGCAAACTGCGCGACCATGAAACCTATCTAACTACCAAAAGCGGCGCCCACATCCCCGTCTTCTTGACTGGTACTCTTTTAAAAGGCGAAGGCCAATCCATCCTCGGCTATGTGCTGTCCGCTCGCGATGCGCGACAATCAAAAATCATTGCTGATCTCATGGATGCACAACGGGAGCTGGACGAAATGGCGAAATTCCCTCGCCTCAACCCATCTCCCGTCTTGCGGCTCGATAGGAATGGCAAAATTGAAGTATTTAACCCAGCCGCGTCCCGGTTTTTTGACGAGTCTGATCTCAACGGGAGGTACTGGACAGAGGTATGCTCGGGCATAACACCCAATCAGCTGGTTCAAGTCGCTTTGCTTGGAAATTCCTTCGAGTGCGAGGTCACTCAAAATAGACGAACCCAAAGGTTTCTACACACCTATTTGGCTGAAACCGGTCATATTAATATCTATGGATTTGATGTGACCGAACTCAAGAGGGCGGAACAAGAACTCCACACCTCGGCTCGCTTTTCCTCTGTCGCCGAACTCGCCGGTCAAATTGCCCATGAGATCAACTCACCCTTAGGAGCTATAATTCTTGGGGCAGACCTGATCAAGCGTGCCTTCGAAAAAGGGAAGCTGGACGAGACTTTGCTATTTAAACACCTAGACACCATCATCAACGTGGCCGAGCGGATCTCACGGATTACAACCAATATGAGGCGCCTGGCCCTTGGCATCAACAACACGGAGTTTACCCCCTTTACCATTAATCAACTTCTCGCTGAAACCGGCTCCCTGATTGAAGAAAAGGCCAAAGCCCAGTGCGTGGAATTACGCATTTTACCCGACCCACAGGAACTGGTGGCCTTTGGCAACGAAATGGGTCTCAGCCATGCACTTTACACTCTTATCAACGATAGCTTCAAAAGGATCGCTGATGAAAGGGAGAAGTGGGTCGAAATCTCAGCCAGCGAGACCGCCGACAAGATCCTCATCCACATCCGCAGCAGCGGTCCAGGCCTCTCGCCCAAAGACGCGTCCACAACCAATGAAAACCCTGACCTTCACGGCCTCGAAGAAGGCGAGGGCTACGGCGGCCTCTCCGTGGCCAGAGAAATCCTCCTCCGCAACAAGGGCTCTTTGTCCGTCGACAGTGACGACCCACATCACCATTTTGTTATGATGATTGCCAAAGAAACTGGGCAGGGCCAAACATCATCTTCCGCTGCCTAA
- a CDS encoding c-type cytochrome, with the protein MQGLFKQTTVMKILVAASSLLLLSQVSHANPEGGELFKAKCAMCHNIGKGRLVGPDLAGVGEKRSEAWLLGFIKSPQSMVNKGDADAKALVAEFQMVMPNQDVTDAQIKAILAYVASEGSAGGGDTAATEETQAAPSEFTEEQIAHGRELFTGVKRFEQGGAACLSCHNVTDGESFTGGSLAVDLTGAYDRLSEAGVKGILGSIPFPAMKAAYQGRGFSDEEVTAIMAFLKDVSSKGQSEATINYGPKLFGFGVVGFIVFAIFFSLIWAGRKKESVNKELFDRQIRSR; encoded by the coding sequence ATGCAGGGTCTTTTTAAACAAACAACAGTGATGAAGATATTGGTGGCAGCCTCTTCGCTGCTTTTACTTTCTCAAGTGAGTCATGCCAATCCCGAAGGGGGTGAACTCTTTAAAGCAAAATGTGCCATGTGCCACAACATTGGTAAAGGCCGCTTGGTAGGCCCGGATTTGGCCGGTGTTGGCGAAAAACGCAGCGAGGCCTGGTTACTTGGATTTATTAAGTCGCCACAATCCATGGTCAACAAGGGTGATGCGGATGCCAAGGCTCTGGTGGCAGAATTCCAAATGGTCATGCCCAACCAGGATGTGACGGACGCTCAGATAAAAGCGATTTTGGCCTATGTCGCAAGCGAAGGTTCAGCGGGTGGAGGTGACACCGCCGCTACTGAAGAGACCCAGGCTGCGCCTAGCGAGTTCACTGAGGAGCAAATTGCCCACGGGCGTGAGCTGTTCACGGGCGTTAAACGCTTTGAGCAAGGCGGAGCCGCTTGCTTGTCTTGCCACAATGTCACCGACGGAGAGAGCTTTACTGGCGGATCCTTGGCTGTCGATCTCACAGGCGCTTACGACCGATTGAGTGAAGCTGGAGTTAAAGGGATATTGGGAAGCATTCCTTTTCCGGCGATGAAGGCCGCCTATCAAGGTCGTGGGTTCTCGGATGAAGAGGTCACAGCGATTATGGCCTTCCTCAAAGACGTAAGTTCCAAAGGCCAGAGCGAAGCCACCATCAATTACGGACCGAAGCTCTTCGGATTCGGCGTTGTGGGTTTCATCGTTTTTGCGATCTTCTTCTCTTTGATCTGGGCCGGACGCAAGAAGGAGTCAGTGAACAAGGAACTTTTCGACCGTCAAATTCGGTCCCGTTAA
- a CDS encoding hemolysin III family protein, whose protein sequence is MMNIIPIPGFSEPFSCWSHLLAATVAAVGIYFLSRRGKGSKGRLFSLGVFSFSLIFLFSMSGVYHLLEPGGVPRAVFQRLDHAAIWVLIAGTFTPIHAILFRGLWRWGILLLVWVIAITGLVLEVVFFSEIPEWLTLSFYLGLGWIGVFSGWKFRRSFGDSSSRYLLWGGLLYSFGAVLEFLRWPVLISGVMGPHEVFHIFVVAGAATHWYFVFKWAAHPIRNTITFHVKVFPGERYFARAVGESLSLEALSLDGLHEKIKSLVQESFHQSLQPQIHLKYFHEEIL, encoded by the coding sequence CTGATGAATATCATTCCCATTCCTGGTTTTAGCGAGCCATTTAGTTGTTGGTCCCACTTGTTGGCAGCCACAGTCGCGGCCGTTGGCATTTATTTTCTCAGTCGTCGAGGCAAAGGGAGTAAAGGGAGGTTGTTCTCGCTAGGTGTCTTTTCCTTTTCCCTAATCTTTCTTTTTTCCATGAGCGGGGTGTATCACCTGCTTGAGCCAGGAGGTGTGCCTCGGGCCGTTTTTCAGCGCCTTGACCATGCTGCCATCTGGGTTCTCATTGCGGGGACTTTCACGCCCATTCATGCGATTTTGTTCCGTGGCCTTTGGCGTTGGGGGATCTTGCTTTTGGTCTGGGTCATTGCCATTACTGGATTGGTTCTTGAAGTGGTGTTCTTCTCTGAGATTCCAGAATGGCTCACCTTGAGCTTTTATTTGGGATTGGGCTGGATTGGCGTGTTTAGCGGCTGGAAGTTTCGCCGCAGCTTTGGCGACTCCAGCTCGCGATATCTCCTTTGGGGGGGCTTGCTTTATTCTTTCGGTGCCGTTTTAGAGTTTTTGCGTTGGCCGGTGCTCATTTCCGGGGTGATGGGGCCTCATGAAGTCTTTCACATCTTTGTCGTGGCGGGCGCGGCCACCCACTGGTATTTTGTCTTTAAGTGGGCGGCCCACCCCATTCGTAACACCATCACCTTTCATGTGAAGGTCTTCCCTGGTGAACGTTATTTTGCCCGCGCAGTGGGCGAGAGTTTGAGCCTTGAGGCCTTGTCTCTCGATGGCTTACACGAGAAAATCAAAAGTCTGGTCCAGGAGAGTTTTCACCAGAGTTTACAGCCACAGATCCACCTCAAGTATTTTCACGAAGAGATTCTGTAG
- the narI gene encoding respiratory nitrate reductase subunit gamma, translating into MSPLNSFLFTAFPYLAFGVFVVGCIYRYKVTSFKYSSLSSQFLEGKKLFWGSISFHWGILAVFLLHLAAFLIPDTILAWNASSARLFLLEATGITFGIAVFFGLIVLYTRRVTNSRLRAVSNRMDFFLEVLLLVQVGLGIYIAVGHRWGSAWFASTLSPYLWSLVKLSPDATAVVAMPTVIKTHVFLAFFILFMVPFTRLVHFLVAPLHYIGRPYQQVIWYWNRKEIRDPRTAWSKFRPRNN; encoded by the coding sequence ATGAGCCCATTAAACAGTTTTTTATTTACAGCCTTTCCTTATCTTGCATTTGGAGTGTTCGTAGTCGGTTGTATCTACCGCTACAAGGTGACCTCCTTTAAATATTCGTCCCTATCCTCTCAGTTTCTTGAGGGAAAGAAGCTCTTTTGGGGCTCCATCTCTTTTCACTGGGGGATTTTGGCGGTGTTTTTGCTCCATCTGGCCGCGTTTTTGATTCCCGATACCATTTTGGCCTGGAACGCATCTTCAGCAAGGCTCTTTTTGCTGGAGGCCACAGGGATCACCTTTGGCATCGCGGTTTTCTTCGGTTTGATCGTACTTTACACTCGGCGGGTCACTAATAGTCGCCTTCGGGCCGTCTCCAACCGTATGGACTTCTTTTTGGAAGTGCTGTTGTTGGTGCAGGTAGGCCTCGGGATCTACATTGCCGTTGGGCACCGTTGGGGATCGGCCTGGTTTGCCTCGACTCTGAGTCCATATTTGTGGTCTCTAGTAAAACTCAGTCCAGATGCGACAGCCGTTGTGGCCATGCCCACAGTAATCAAGACCCATGTGTTCCTGGCCTTCTTCATTCTGTTTATGGTGCCCTTTACCCGCTTGGTTCACTTTTTGGTGGCGCCACTGCACTACATCGGGCGCCCCTATCAGCAGGTGATTTGGTACTGGAACCGTAAGGAGATTCGCGACCCAAGGACGGCTTGGAGCAAATTTCGTCCGCGGAACAACTAG
- the narH gene encoding nitrate reductase subunit beta encodes MDIRSQISMVFHLDKCIGCHTCSIACKNIWTDRKGAEYMWWNNVETKPGTGYPTKWEDQNIYKGGWEKQSGGGIELKGAGHRKSLVNIFHNPHMPVIDDYYEPFTYKYLDLIESPAMDIQPTARPVSMITGEPIDIKMGPNWDDDLSGTPDHGRQDPNMKDLSPAEQEAMFQLERLSFYYLPRICNHCLNPACVASCPSGAIYKRGEDGVVLINQSVCRAWRMCVTACPYKKSYYNWSSGKSEKCILCYPRIESGYAPACMHSCVGRIRYLGVVLYDADQIHKAASADDKDLVNQQMNVILDPFDPTVIAEAKKNGIADSTIWAAQSSPTYKFVKTWGLALPLHPEFRTLPMLFYVPPLLPVMASLKQVNNAEQTSKMNPVSKVWDDAWLYNTTTKELFGTIDEARMPLKYLASLFSAGDEGMVKDRLKKLMAVRVYRRWKTVGDVPEAKAMEMLREVDLDPQSADDIYYLTSLAKFDDRFVIPAAHREHAIEMLEFTGDKKGSTGFGFKEESASRGL; translated from the coding sequence ATGGATATTAGATCACAGATCTCGATGGTATTTCACCTCGACAAATGCATTGGCTGTCACACTTGCTCCATTGCCTGTAAGAATATTTGGACAGACCGCAAGGGCGCTGAGTACATGTGGTGGAACAATGTGGAAACAAAACCGGGAACCGGATACCCCACTAAATGGGAAGACCAGAACATCTATAAAGGTGGCTGGGAAAAACAAAGCGGGGGAGGCATTGAGCTCAAAGGAGCTGGCCACCGCAAGTCCCTGGTGAACATCTTCCACAACCCCCATATGCCGGTCATTGATGACTACTATGAGCCCTTTACTTACAAGTATTTGGACCTCATTGAGTCCCCGGCCATGGATATTCAGCCCACAGCCCGTCCGGTTTCTATGATTACGGGTGAGCCCATTGACATTAAGATGGGTCCCAACTGGGATGATGACTTGAGCGGAACTCCCGATCACGGTCGTCAGGACCCCAACATGAAAGACCTGAGTCCGGCCGAGCAGGAAGCTATGTTCCAGCTGGAGCGCTTGTCTTTTTACTACCTACCGCGAATTTGTAACCACTGTTTGAACCCTGCCTGCGTGGCTTCTTGCCCCTCAGGTGCGATTTACAAGCGCGGTGAAGATGGTGTGGTGCTGATCAACCAGAGCGTCTGTCGCGCCTGGCGGATGTGCGTGACGGCTTGTCCTTACAAGAAGTCCTACTACAACTGGTCTTCTGGAAAGTCTGAGAAGTGTATTCTCTGCTATCCACGTATCGAGTCTGGCTACGCTCCCGCTTGTATGCACTCCTGTGTTGGACGTATTCGCTACTTGGGTGTGGTTCTCTACGATGCAGACCAAATCCACAAAGCAGCCAGTGCCGACGACAAAGATTTGGTCAATCAGCAGATGAACGTCATCCTGGATCCTTTTGATCCGACGGTGATTGCTGAAGCCAAGAAAAACGGTATTGCCGACTCCACCATTTGGGCGGCCCAGTCATCGCCCACCTACAAGTTCGTCAAGACGTGGGGATTGGCTCTGCCTCTGCATCCTGAGTTCCGTACTCTGCCGATGCTCTTTTACGTACCACCTCTTCTTCCCGTGATGGCCTCGCTGAAGCAGGTGAACAATGCGGAGCAGACTTCAAAAATGAATCCTGTCTCCAAAGTGTGGGACGATGCATGGCTTTATAACACCACGACCAAAGAGCTCTTTGGTACCATCGACGAAGCTCGGATGCCGCTCAAGTATTTGGCAAGTCTCTTTAGTGCCGGCGACGAGGGTATGGTTAAGGACCGCTTGAAGAAGCTGATGGCTGTTCGTGTGTACCGCCGTTGGAAGACCGTGGGCGATGTGCCCGAGGCCAAGGCGATGGAGATGCTCCGCGAGGTGGATCTTGATCCTCAATCGGCAGATGACATCTACTACCTGACGTCTCTGGCCAAGTTTGACGACCGCTTTGTGATTCCTGCCGCCCACCGTGAACACGCCATCGAAATGCTGGAGTTCACTGGCGACAAAAAAGGAAGCACCGGTTTCGGCTTCAAAGAAGAGTCAGCCAGCAGGGGGTTGTAA
- a CDS encoding nitrate reductase subunit alpha: protein MSWIKDIISPETRKWEEFYRNRFQHDRIVRSTHGVNCTGGCSWQIHVKDGIVVWETQQLDYPLLEGDLPPYEPRGCQRGISFSWYLYSPLRIKYPLIRGALIDAFREEKSKCGGDPLKAWESLQANKEKRKKYQNARGKGGFRRAHWDEVLELMAVANIYTAQKYGPDRVTGFSPIPAMSMLSYAAGGRFLQLFGGINLSFYDWYCDLPTAFPEIWGEQTDVCESADWYNAKMIADMGACLNMTRTPDCHFFAESRHNGTKAVVFSPDFSQVCKYADQWVPLHAGSDGAFWMAVTHVILKEYHHEKKSEYFTEYVKKYTDSPFLVKLEKQGEHYVPGRMIRANEIAQYKDVENGDWKFLNIDEATGNFVIPKGSGGDRWASKKGNWNMKFENSADDKPYNPVLTFIDKHDDVLQTEFIEYGLDRQDKRGVPVRYIDTVNGKVPVTTVFDLCMGQYGVSRGLAGTYPKDYTDKNAAYTPAWQEIFTGIDSETVLQFAREWADTAEITKGKCMIIVGAAINHWYHGNLMYRAGAMALMLTGCVGVNGGGLNHYVGQEKLAPQDSWGTIAFGKDWQGAIRLQQAPLWHYINTSQYRYDGQFSKYNTVPKNDLTAMHTADTIFKSVRMGWMPFYPQFKQNTLELSKEAESNGAKDDEAIKKYVLDKLKSKKLEYCVGDPEAEESFPRVWYIWRGNAIIGSMKGQEYCLKHYLGTHHNSIAVDAEEHTKEVKWHEQAPTGKMDLVVDLNFRMDSSALYSDIVLPAASWYEKADLNSTDLHSFIHPLSRAIAPVWEAKNDWDIFKCLAKATSEMAEKYMTGTYKDIVCVPIQHDTAGEISQKDIKDWYLGECEAIPGKTMHNIAVVPRDYTKLYDKFIALGENIKTKGLGAHGNHYMCEDAYDEMVVSNHFPVERMDGKVYPSLKEDESAANAVLHLSSLTNGKLNVRAYQEAETRTGMPLIDLAKGSEDFRVTYKDLQAQPRRYNTSPLWSGVMTDGRAYAPYTYNTEKMVPWRTLTGRQHFYLDHEMYLAYGEHLPTYKPSPKPELYGDLKETVKEGAARILNCLTPHGKWHIHSTYMENHRMLTLSRGCEPCWMSEIDAKEMGINDNDWVEVYNDHGVYCTRACVSARIPKGVCIVYHVPERTTGIPRTQVRGGKRGGGHNSFTRIHLKPSFLAGGYGQFSYHFNYWGPIAPNRDTHVTIKKMDQVIF from the coding sequence ATGAGCTGGATTAAAGATATCATTTCACCAGAGACGCGTAAGTGGGAAGAGTTTTACCGTAACCGATTCCAACATGATCGGATTGTGCGTAGTACTCATGGTGTGAACTGCACAGGCGGTTGTTCCTGGCAGATCCACGTAAAAGACGGAATTGTGGTGTGGGAAACTCAGCAGTTGGACTACCCTCTGCTTGAGGGTGATTTGCCTCCCTATGAGCCTCGTGGATGTCAGCGGGGAATTTCATTCTCCTGGTACCTCTACAGTCCTCTGCGAATTAAGTACCCCTTGATTCGTGGCGCCCTCATCGATGCTTTCCGCGAAGAGAAGAGCAAGTGCGGCGGTGACCCCCTCAAGGCATGGGAATCCCTGCAGGCCAACAAAGAAAAGCGCAAAAAGTACCAGAACGCCCGTGGTAAGGGTGGATTCCGCCGCGCCCATTGGGACGAAGTTCTGGAACTGATGGCTGTGGCCAACATCTACACCGCGCAAAAGTACGGTCCTGACCGGGTAACGGGATTTTCTCCCATTCCTGCCATGTCCATGCTCAGCTACGCAGCTGGTGGCCGCTTCCTCCAGTTGTTTGGTGGAATCAACCTGAGCTTCTACGACTGGTACTGCGATTTGCCCACCGCTTTCCCTGAAATCTGGGGCGAGCAGACTGACGTGTGTGAAAGTGCCGACTGGTACAACGCCAAGATGATTGCCGACATGGGCGCTTGTTTGAACATGACAAGAACTCCTGATTGTCACTTCTTTGCCGAAAGCCGTCACAATGGGACCAAGGCTGTGGTCTTCTCTCCTGACTTCAGTCAGGTGTGTAAGTACGCAGATCAGTGGGTTCCTCTTCATGCCGGTAGTGATGGTGCCTTCTGGATGGCCGTCACCCATGTGATTTTGAAAGAGTACCACCACGAGAAGAAATCCGAGTACTTCACTGAATATGTGAAGAAGTACACAGACAGCCCCTTCCTGGTGAAACTTGAAAAGCAAGGCGAGCACTATGTTCCTGGCCGCATGATTCGCGCCAATGAAATTGCCCAATATAAGGATGTGGAAAACGGAGACTGGAAATTCCTCAACATAGACGAGGCCACCGGTAACTTCGTGATCCCTAAAGGCTCTGGCGGAGACCGCTGGGCCTCCAAAAAGGGCAACTGGAACATGAAGTTCGAGAACTCGGCCGACGACAAGCCTTATAACCCGGTGCTGACATTTATTGATAAGCACGACGACGTCCTTCAGACGGAGTTTATTGAGTACGGTTTGGATCGTCAGGACAAGCGTGGCGTTCCGGTTCGTTACATCGACACCGTTAACGGTAAAGTGCCTGTGACCACCGTGTTCGACCTGTGTATGGGTCAGTATGGTGTGAGCCGTGGCCTTGCCGGTACTTATCCCAAAGACTACACCGACAAGAACGCCGCTTACACTCCCGCCTGGCAGGAGATCTTCACCGGTATTGATTCAGAAACCGTGTTGCAGTTCGCTCGTGAGTGGGCTGACACAGCTGAGATCACCAAAGGTAAGTGTATGATCATCGTCGGTGCGGCGATCAATCACTGGTATCATGGGAACCTCATGTACCGCGCAGGAGCCATGGCTCTGATGCTGACTGGTTGTGTGGGTGTCAATGGTGGTGGTCTTAACCACTACGTGGGTCAGGAAAAGCTGGCGCCCCAGGACTCTTGGGGAACAATTGCCTTCGGTAAGGACTGGCAGGGGGCGATTCGCCTTCAGCAAGCTCCTCTCTGGCACTATATCAACACTTCTCAGTACCGCTATGATGGACAGTTCTCTAAGTACAACACTGTACCTAAGAATGATCTGACCGCCATGCACACCGCCGACACCATTTTTAAGTCGGTGCGCATGGGCTGGATGCCTTTTTATCCTCAGTTTAAGCAAAACACTCTTGAACTGAGTAAAGAGGCCGAAAGCAATGGCGCCAAGGATGATGAGGCCATCAAGAAGTACGTTCTTGATAAACTGAAGTCGAAAAAGCTTGAGTACTGCGTGGGCGATCCCGAAGCCGAAGAGAGCTTCCCTCGCGTATGGTACATCTGGCGTGGTAATGCCATTATTGGAAGTATGAAGGGTCAGGAATACTGCTTGAAGCACTACCTGGGCACTCATCACAACTCCATCGCCGTGGATGCAGAAGAGCACACCAAAGAAGTGAAGTGGCATGAGCAGGCACCTACTGGTAAGATGGACCTAGTTGTGGATCTGAACTTCCGTATGGATTCTTCAGCCCTGTACTCGGACATCGTTCTTCCAGCTGCCAGCTGGTACGAAAAGGCCGACTTGAACAGTACGGATCTGCACTCCTTCATCCACCCGCTGTCGCGTGCGATTGCGCCGGTGTGGGAAGCCAAGAATGACTGGGATATCTTTAAGTGTTTGGCAAAGGCCACCAGCGAAATGGCCGAGAAGTACATGACCGGTACCTATAAGGACATCGTTTGTGTGCCCATCCAGCACGACACGGCTGGTGAGATCAGCCAAAAGGATATCAAAGATTGGTACCTGGGTGAGTGTGAGGCCATTCCGGGTAAGACCATGCACAACATTGCCGTGGTCCCCAGGGATTACACCAAGCTCTACGATAAGTTTATCGCCCTAGGTGAAAATATCAAAACCAAAGGCTTGGGCGCACACGGTAACCACTATATGTGTGAAGATGCCTACGATGAAATGGTGGTCTCTAACCACTTCCCCGTTGAGCGCATGGACGGCAAGGTCTATCCCTCATTGAAGGAAGATGAGTCTGCGGCCAACGCGGTTCTTCATCTGTCGAGTTTGACCAACGGAAAACTCAACGTCCGCGCCTACCAAGAAGCTGAAACCCGCACGGGGATGCCGCTGATTGATCTGGCAAAGGGCAGTGAGGATTTCCGCGTCACTTATAAGGATCTTCAAGCTCAGCCCCGCCGTTACAACACATCCCCCCTGTGGTCAGGTGTGATGACGGATGGCAGAGCTTATGCTCCTTACACCTATAACACGGAGAAGATGGTGCCGTGGCGGACCTTGACCGGTCGTCAGCACTTCTATCTGGACCACGAGATGTATCTTGCTTACGGTGAGCACCTGCCCACTTACAAGCCATCTCCTAAACCAGAGCTTTATGGTGACCTCAAGGAAACTGTAAAAGAGGGAGCGGCGCGAATTCTTAACTGTTTGACTCCTCATGGTAAGTGGCACATCCACTCCACCTACATGGAAAACCACCGCATGTTGACCTTGTCTCGCGGTTGTGAGCCCTGCTGGATGAGTGAGATTGACGCCAAAGAGATGGGCATTAACGACAACGACTGGGTGGAGGTCTATAACGACCACGGTGTGTACTGTACACGAGCTTGTGTCAGTGCGCGGATCCCCAAAGGTGTTTGTATTGTCTATCACGTGCCTGAGAGAACGACAGGTATCCCGCGCACCCAGGTTCGCGGCGGCAAGCGAGGCGGAGGACACAATAGTTTCACCCGCATTCACTTGAAGCCGAGCTTCCTGGCCGGAGGTTATGGGCAGTTTAGCTACCACTTTAACTATTGGGGCCCGATTGCACCTAACCGCGATACTCACGTGACGATTAAGAAAATGGATCAAGTCATTTTTTAA